The Numenius arquata chromosome 11, bNumArq3.hap1.1, whole genome shotgun sequence genomic interval TCCATCTCTGACAAATTTAcataaacaagcaaaaaggaTAACGCTTAACCTCCTTCTTGTGGGGCTAATCAGTGCTAATTTTACCTGTGTTCCCCTCCATCTCTGACAAATTTACATAAACAAGCAACAAGGATAACGCTTAACCTCAAGCAAATTTGTGTTGCCACCATCCCCAAAATGCcggaatttaatttctttcaaaaaacatatatatttagaGGAAACTGGCCTTTTTATATCAATAGTGAGAAATACAATTAAGTGTCTTACCTAAAAACAAGGCTATAAGGTATATttgaagcaaaaatgaaaactggATTGTGACGTTCAGTGGATTTGGCAGTCCCAGACTGTATTTCCCTGTTTCACTGAAGATTGGAATGGATTGAATGATACAGacagctgaaagcagaaggcCACCATCATTAGCAAACACAGATAAAATACACAATTGCCCAGCCCTCACCAGGAACTTTTTCAGGATATTCCCTTCTTATTTGCTAGCTCCTATTATACCAATTTTAAagctgggttgtttgttttttttttaacattccgTATGATGGGAAGCAGCTATCTCAGGCAGTGTAGCAGTTAAACTATAAAAGTGAACTTGCCTGGTGAGACGCTGTTTTTATTCACAAGTGGAGCCTGCTGGGCCCACGCCAGCAGTATTTACCATGCAAAAATATGCACAGCGATGAGAAAAGCTTGTTCTTTCCTGTGTCTGGAGTTGGGCAATGCCAAGCCTACTCCTGGCTGATAGAAACAGGTTCAGACAGGTATGATTACAACACATTTCTTACAGCTAGATGCTGAGCGGTGATACGCtgcttaaataaattaaaatttaaaataatccagGCTTGTTAAGACAGCAGATTTCACTGTAAAGTGTCCCTACTGTACAGCGGGCACAGCAAGAAGACTAGGGGCTTCCTCCGTGGAGCAGTCACTCTCCAAGCAGAAAGGGAGCAGAGCCCATGCCCATCTCGGAACAGGCTACGCTGCTTTCAGAGGAAGAACCGGCCACTGCCTGTCCTGTGCAGTGATTTACAAGATAATATCCAGATCTGTGAGCCGGTGTCAACCCAAGCCAGGCTGACCAAGTCAGGTCTAGCAGATAAAAGGAAATACACTGCTTTGGATCAGCAGAGGCAAGCAAGCGTTGTCGTCTCGTGCCGCTCGCATGGACTGCAGCACACGCTTGGTCACTTTGTCAGCTAACCTTTTGTTGCCTTTACTTTCCTCTCCAGTGCCCAAAAGGAAGATTTCTTCTCACatcaaattgaaaaaaatatttgattcagTAAGAAAGACAAAAATGCTTACATTTTGTTCAGCTCAAAGCAACCATCTGTTTATCTGTTGTtctattatattatttttcagtcCAGTAGCCAAACCAAAAATTGAGTTATTTGCTCAGCCTTGACTTGGTTggttattaaattgtcttttttggACATACCTTCTGCCAAACCTCCTAAAGGGTAGAGAGGGATCCAGGTAGTGTAACGGAGCCAGGTTAGTGGTTTCCATTCAATACCGATACATGAAAGCATGTAATATGGATACCTAAAGCCAATTCAGTGTGAGAAAAAACAGACACTGTTTAAAATGGAAGCTGCTGCTAGAATTAGTCTTGCATATATCTGCTGTATAGAACAGGCAACATAATTCCCAAATGACACAAGAATAGTCAAAAATTGTTCCTACAGATCATGATGGGCACACCCTTGTTTGGCAGTTTACAGAACTAATGCTATTATTCTGACCACAAGGATGAATCTAACTGCCTGACTTGCCTAATAAACCcttcaaaatacttcttttgaaAGAGAAACACAGCATAGTGCAGCTCATTTGACAATGGAAATCCAAAGCAACAGGTTCCAGACTCCAGCCTTTGGCAGGTGGGGCAATCCAGGAAGGCTGTTGTAGTCCGTGTCTCTAAAGGAGATTTTAGTCTCTGGGGCCAATGCACTAGAGCCACTCTTCCAAAAGGTATAAGGATCAAAATCTTTAAAGGGTTCTTGGGAACAACCACGTTGTTGTGTACACACCTACTAGAGGAAAAATCCCACAAACCTGAACAGCTCAATGATACtccagaaataaaatatgaagaacACCACAGGCTTGCTCTGCATTTCTTCTAAGCTTCCAAGGacaacaaacaaaataaagtttCTTCCAAATACctgtttaagaaaaacaaattaaggaaCAGTCACACTCTTGATCAAAAGAGCGCGCAAGTCCTTGCTGTCAAAACCACGCAGGATATCTCTTCACACCCGAAACAGATGCTGAGCACATACCTAActctgcagctgagctgtgacTTGCTTCTTAGGAGCACGCATTTTGCTCTGTATTTAGGTGCAATCCAAGGGACTTAATCTTAAATCATCTATCCTCATTTTTTATGTGCAACAACCACAACCAGGATAAAAAGGGCACTGGCACCAAATCAAAATCATGTACTTTTCATCAGCTCCTGTCCTGAACCACTTCACCTAGGTGCCTAAAGTACCTTCTAGGCACTTTACCTAGAAGAAGACAGCCTGCCACAGCTGAGACTGGGAAGCACAAATTCCTGCCTTCTGAATAATATATTCCCTAGTCCAGCGCCAGTGAGGCCGTATCACTTATTTTAGCAGAGTCTCAACGCTTTGTTTAAAATAGAGATCTACTTTAAACACGGGGGGAGGGAGCAAGGAGAAGAATCTTAAAACATTACCTGCACTACAGCAGGTATCAGCGGTGATCTGACCAGTCCTATTAGTGAATTCATGATCTCCATTAATGCCAGGGTCTGACAGAAATACATCATGTCAGCGATAGTGTGGAAAGTATCATAGAAGGAATCTGTAAGACACAGGAAACCGTTTTAGAGAACAAATGAACTTCCACATTCAGGAAGCTGGTGCAGCAGCAAAGCTTTTAATAACAGGATTCTAgctggatttgaaaaaaaaaaaacacaaaccattaTGCATAATTATGTAACTTCTTTATAGGCCATATCTTGAAGTCACAGCAGTTAGGCCAGAAACACTGCTCAAGTGCTCTTTTTCATAAACATAAAGATCAAGAGCTATTTCAGTAattactttgcaaaaaaaaaaaaaaaaaaaaaagtgatagtgCTGTTACCTCAACAGAATAAAGCATTCTCGCTTCAAAAACAAAATATTCTGCCCAGCTCATTTTCAAAAATACTAACATTGCAGCAAGCGAGACATTTTGCTCCAACTGATTTCTTTACAAGTAATCTTGGCAGAGTACAAGTATCATTCATCAGAACACGCAGTTGTGATTTACAAGAGGACAGTGTTTTCCTCTCCTTCACACCGTGATGGCTTTTTGAGAGGCTTTTGTTGTGTGCTTCAGTGATGCttttacagttttgtttcttaaatatgtCTTCCTCTAGAGTTCACTATTTAGAAAGTATTAAAAACAATACTATTAAAAACAatactaaaaaccaaaacaaaaaaaccaaccccaatgTAAATAAAAAAGTCCTTACTACTTGCCTTTTCCTAAGATGAACAGTCGTACTGTCATGTTCACAAATATCCACGAGAATCCCAGAAACTGTACAAGATTATACATAACTAAGTATCCCTTCTTCAGGTGTTTGAAAGCTAAAATCAACAATAAACAGATCAGGTGAGCAGAGTACAATGGTAACACTCCTGCAAAGACTACAGCTGCAAACCAGGCTTTCTGTGAGAATAAACCTTACAAGAAACATGGGAGCTATTGATTGTGATAAAAGGGTTGCTGTGAGCATCGGGGGTTCTGCCCGCTttcaccagcagctgctggaactcAATTCTTGCTAGGCAGATTTTTCACATTCCTTGGAAACTGCAGTCCGTTTTCATTAGATTTCTAAATAGCTCGTAATACAAAGATCCCCCTCCAAGATGCACCAAACCAGACAAAATTGCTCAATAAAACTTCCACGTAAG includes:
- the HACD3 gene encoding very-long-chain (3R)-3-hydroxyacyl-CoA dehydratase 3 gives rise to the protein MAGPSLRPHVHWAQRHRELYLRVELSDVQHPDIAIIDNVLHFKAQGHGAKGDNIYEFQIEFLEPVEPKPVCRVTQRQLNITVQKKESNWWERLTKQEKRPLFLAPDFDRWLDESDAEMELKEKEEEKINKMKIESRVPKDPFKHLKKGYLVMYNLVQFLGFSWIFVNMTVRLFILGKDSFYDTFHTIADMMYFCQTLALMEIMNSLIGLVRSPLIPAVVQVFGRNFILFVVLGSLEEMQSKPVVFFIFYFWSIIELFRYPYYMLSCIGIEWKPLTWLRYTTWIPLYPLGGLAEAVCIIQSIPIFSETGKYSLGLPNPLNVTIQFSFLLQIYLIALFLGVFVNFRHLYKQRKQHLGPKKRKMK